One Bradyrhizobium zhanjiangense DNA segment encodes these proteins:
- the hyi gene encoding hydroxypyruvate isomerase produces the protein MPKFAANLTMLFNEMPFLDRFTAAKAAGFSGVEYLFPYDFDKAQLREQLEAHGLTQVLHNLPAGNWAAGERGIAILPERTAEFRDGVFRAIDYAKALDCEQLNCLVGIAPADADRRQLNETLVGNLRFAASTLARENIKLLVEPINSLDIPGFYLNGTEQAVQLISEVRSNNLFIQYDIYHMQIMEGDLARTMQEYLPQIAHIQLADNPGRHEPGTGEINYPFLFRHLDAIGYRGWIGCEYKPRTTTLEGLSWHAAQTFET, from the coding sequence ATGCCGAAATTCGCCGCCAATCTCACCATGCTCTTCAACGAGATGCCGTTTCTCGACCGCTTCACTGCTGCGAAGGCGGCGGGCTTTTCCGGGGTCGAGTATCTCTTTCCCTATGATTTCGACAAGGCGCAGCTGCGTGAGCAGCTCGAGGCGCACGGCCTCACGCAGGTGCTGCACAATTTGCCGGCCGGCAACTGGGCGGCGGGCGAGCGCGGCATCGCGATCCTGCCCGAACGCACCGCCGAATTCCGCGACGGCGTGTTCCGCGCCATCGACTACGCCAAGGCGCTCGATTGCGAGCAGCTCAATTGCCTCGTCGGCATCGCGCCGGCCGATGCCGACCGTCGCCAGCTCAATGAGACGCTGGTTGGAAACTTGCGCTTTGCGGCCTCGACGCTGGCGCGGGAGAACATCAAGCTGCTGGTCGAGCCGATCAACTCGCTCGACATTCCCGGCTTCTACCTCAACGGCACCGAGCAGGCGGTGCAGCTGATCTCCGAAGTGCGGTCGAACAATCTGTTCATCCAGTACGACATCTATCACATGCAGATCATGGAGGGCGATCTCGCCCGCACCATGCAGGAATATCTGCCCCAGATCGCCCACATCCAGCTTGCCGACAATCCCGGCCGCCACGAGCCCGGCACCGGCGAGATCAACTATCCCTTCCTGTTCCGCCACCTCGACGCGATCGGCTATCGCGGCTGGATCGGCTGCGAATACAAGCCGCGCACCACGACGCTGGAAGGACTCTCGTGGCACGCGGCGCAGACGTTCGAGACGTGA
- the gcl gene encoding glyoxylate carboligase has protein sequence MAKMRAVDAAVRILEKEGISTAFGVPGAAINPLYSALKKRGSIRHILARHVEGASHMAEGYTRAKAGNIGVCIGTSGPAGTDMITGLYSAIADSIPILCITGQAPRARLYKEDFQAVDIESIAKPVTKWAVTVREPALVPRVFSQAFHVMRSGRPGPVLIDMPLDVQLAEIEFDDETYEPLPVYKPAATRKQVEKALEMLNAAERPLIVAGGGIINADASDLLVEFAEIANVPVVPTLMGWGAIPDDHVLMAGMVGLQTSHRYGNATLLESDFVLGIGNRWANRHTGSVETYTKGRKFVHVDIEPTQIGRVFNPDLGIVSDAKAALELFVTVAREWRRSGRLRERQAWPASCRDRKKTMLRKSHFDNVPIKPQRVYEEMNKAFGRDTTYVTVIGLSQIAGAQFLGVYKPRNWINAGQAGPLGWTLPAALGVRAACPEREIVALSGDYDFQFLIEELAVGAQFNLPYIHVVVNNSYLGLIRQAQRGFDMDYHVQLSFENINAPEIGVYGVDHVAIAEGLGCKAIRVTDPKDTQAAFATARELMAKHRVPVVVEFILERVTNIAMGTEIDNIVEFEEVLDLPLDEVGSARPGVLQPAE, from the coding sequence ATGGCGAAGATGCGAGCCGTCGATGCAGCCGTGCGTATTCTGGAGAAGGAAGGCATCTCCACTGCCTTCGGGGTTCCCGGCGCTGCAATCAATCCGCTTTACTCGGCGCTGAAGAAGCGCGGCTCGATCCGCCACATCCTGGCGCGCCATGTCGAGGGCGCTTCGCACATGGCGGAAGGGTATACGCGGGCCAAGGCCGGAAATATCGGCGTCTGCATCGGCACTTCGGGGCCGGCCGGCACCGACATGATCACCGGGCTCTATTCGGCCATCGCCGATTCCATTCCGATCCTCTGCATCACCGGACAGGCGCCTCGGGCACGGCTCTACAAGGAAGACTTCCAGGCGGTCGACATCGAGTCGATCGCAAAGCCGGTGACCAAATGGGCAGTGACGGTGCGCGAGCCCGCGCTGGTGCCGCGCGTGTTCAGCCAGGCCTTCCATGTCATGCGCTCCGGCCGCCCGGGTCCGGTGCTGATCGACATGCCGCTCGATGTGCAGCTCGCCGAGATCGAGTTCGACGACGAAACCTATGAGCCGCTGCCGGTCTACAAGCCGGCTGCGACGCGCAAGCAGGTCGAGAAGGCGCTGGAGATGCTCAATGCTGCCGAGCGTCCGCTGATCGTCGCGGGCGGCGGCATCATCAACGCCGATGCCTCGGATCTGCTGGTGGAATTCGCCGAGATCGCCAACGTGCCTGTGGTGCCGACGCTGATGGGGTGGGGGGCGATCCCCGACGATCACGTGCTGATGGCCGGCATGGTCGGGCTTCAGACCAGCCACCGCTACGGCAACGCCACGCTGCTGGAATCCGATTTCGTGCTCGGCATCGGCAACCGCTGGGCCAATCGCCACACCGGCTCGGTCGAGACCTACACCAAGGGTCGTAAATTCGTTCACGTGGATATCGAGCCGACGCAGATCGGGCGCGTGTTCAATCCCGACCTCGGCATCGTCTCGGACGCGAAGGCTGCGCTCGAATTGTTCGTCACCGTCGCCAGGGAGTGGCGCCGGTCAGGCAGGCTCCGCGAGCGCCAGGCGTGGCCCGCGTCCTGCCGCGATCGCAAGAAGACGATGCTGCGCAAGAGCCATTTCGACAATGTCCCGATCAAGCCGCAGCGCGTCTATGAAGAGATGAACAAGGCCTTCGGCCGCGACACCACTTATGTCACCGTGATCGGCTTGTCGCAGATCGCCGGCGCGCAATTCCTCGGCGTTTACAAGCCGCGCAACTGGATCAATGCCGGGCAGGCCGGGCCGCTCGGCTGGACGCTGCCGGCAGCGCTCGGGGTGCGTGCGGCGTGTCCGGAGCGTGAGATCGTCGCACTGTCGGGCGATTACGACTTCCAGTTCCTGATCGAGGAGCTTGCGGTCGGCGCGCAGTTCAATCTGCCCTACATCCACGTCGTCGTGAACAATTCCTATCTCGGCCTGATCCGCCAGGCGCAGCGCGGCTTCGACATGGACTATCACGTCCAGCTCTCTTTCGAGAACATCAACGCGCCCGAGATCGGCGTCTATGGCGTCGACCATGTTGCGATCGCCGAAGGCCTCGGCTGCAAGGCGATCCGCGTCACCGACCCGAAGGACACGCAGGCTGCGTTCGCGACGGCGCGTGAACTGATGGCAAAGCATCGCGTGCCCGTCGTGGTCGAATTCATTCTCGAACGCGTCACCAACATCGCCATGGGCACGGAGATCGACAACATCGTCGAGTTCGAGGAAGTGCTCGATCTGCCGCTCGACGAGGTCGGAAGCGCTCGACCTGGCGTGTTGCAGCCGGCAGAATAA
- a CDS encoding adenine deaminase C-terminal domain-containing protein, whose product MTKLTRFSVAPLHSMTRRLADVASARVAPDLVISGARALSTYSERIHPGREVWITGGRIAAVKPAGAAKKVWSGMPLYDAAGGIIAPGLVDPHIHIESSMVTACAYAEAALLNGTTTIFCDSHEIGNVMDVAGVEAMLEDARQAPLSIFLTVPSTVPATSAELETAGGDLTPEKIAGLFDRWPEAVALGEKMDFVPVTMGDERSHAILAAALKRGRPVSGHVYGREFVAAYAASGVTDTHEAIDRDIADDLLDAGVWVFLRGGPPTTPWHSLPQAIRTITELGASHKRAAVCTDDRDADDLLLFGLDWVVREAVKAGMSPEQAWSMGSLHGATRFAMDGDIGGLGGGRRADLVLMDDQLKPQCTWYGGELVVEHGKITSRLDQALSERYQYPKTAYATVKLPEKVKLTPELPAKACTVNAIKTALPGITLIHEKVAIEPAKDWPSLFARYGLCFVTVVERHGKSAGNVAYGLLKDFGLKRGAVASSVGHDSHNIIVAGTNEGDMQVAISAIRERQGGVCVVADGKVRALVPLPIAGLLSDKRVTEVAEEVKALKKEWAEAGCTIPYMGFNLIPLSVIPEIRITDKGLVLVPQMELAPLFE is encoded by the coding sequence ATGACCAAACTCACCCGTTTCTCCGTCGCGCCGCTGCACAGCATGACACGGCGCCTCGCCGACGTCGCCTCGGCCCGCGTCGCGCCTGATCTCGTCATATCGGGCGCGCGGGCGCTCTCGACTTATTCGGAGCGCATCCATCCGGGACGGGAGGTCTGGATCACAGGCGGCCGCATCGCCGCGGTGAAGCCGGCCGGTGCAGCGAAGAAGGTGTGGAGTGGCATGCCGCTCTATGACGCGGCCGGCGGCATCATCGCGCCCGGCCTCGTCGATCCCCACATCCACATCGAATCCTCGATGGTGACGGCTTGCGCCTATGCGGAGGCCGCGCTGCTCAACGGCACTACCACGATCTTCTGCGACAGCCACGAGATCGGCAACGTCATGGACGTCGCCGGTGTCGAGGCGATGCTGGAAGATGCGCGCCAGGCGCCGCTCTCGATCTTTTTGACAGTGCCGAGCACGGTGCCGGCAACGTCGGCGGAGTTGGAGACCGCGGGCGGCGATCTCACGCCGGAGAAGATCGCCGGCCTGTTCGACCGCTGGCCCGAAGCGGTCGCGCTCGGCGAGAAGATGGACTTTGTCCCGGTGACGATGGGCGACGAGCGCAGCCACGCCATCCTGGCGGCAGCGTTGAAGCGGGGACGGCCGGTGTCCGGTCACGTCTATGGCCGCGAATTCGTCGCGGCGTATGCGGCGAGCGGCGTCACCGACACGCACGAGGCGATCGACCGCGACATCGCCGACGACCTGCTCGACGCCGGCGTCTGGGTATTTCTGCGCGGGGGGCCGCCGACGACGCCCTGGCATTCGCTGCCGCAGGCGATCCGGACCATCACCGAGCTCGGGGCCTCGCACAAGCGCGCGGCGGTCTGCACCGACGACCGCGATGCCGACGACCTGCTGCTGTTCGGCCTCGATTGGGTGGTGCGCGAAGCGGTGAAGGCGGGCATGTCGCCGGAGCAGGCCTGGTCGATGGGCTCGCTGCATGGTGCCACGCGCTTCGCCATGGACGGCGATATCGGCGGGCTCGGTGGTGGCCGCCGCGCCGATCTCGTGCTGATGGACGATCAGCTCAAGCCGCAATGCACCTGGTATGGCGGCGAGCTCGTGGTCGAGCACGGCAAGATCACCTCTCGGCTCGATCAGGCGCTGTCGGAGCGCTATCAGTATCCGAAGACTGCTTATGCCACCGTGAAACTGCCCGAGAAGGTCAAGCTGACCCCGGAACTGCCGGCAAAGGCTTGCACCGTCAATGCGATCAAGACTGCGCTGCCCGGCATCACGCTGATCCACGAGAAGGTCGCGATCGAGCCCGCCAAGGACTGGCCCTCGCTGTTCGCGCGCTACGGCCTGTGTTTCGTTACCGTGGTCGAGCGCCACGGCAAGTCCGCCGGCAACGTCGCGTACGGCCTGTTGAAGGATTTTGGCCTCAAGCGCGGCGCGGTCGCCTCAAGCGTTGGGCACGACAGCCACAACATCATCGTCGCTGGAACCAACGAGGGCGATATGCAGGTCGCGATATCAGCGATCAGGGAGCGCCAGGGTGGCGTCTGTGTGGTGGCCGACGGCAAGGTGAGGGCACTGGTCCCGCTGCCGATTGCGGGCCTGCTCTCGGATAAGCGCGTCACGGAAGTGGCCGAAGAGGTCAAGGCGCTCAAGAAGGAATGGGCCGAGGCCGGCTGCACCATCCCTTACATGGGCTTCAATTTGATTCCGCTATCGGTCATTCCGGAAATTCGTATCACCGACAAGGGCCTCGTGCTGGTGCCGCAGATGGAGCTGGCGCCGCTGTTCGAGTGA
- a CDS encoding Crp/Fnr family transcriptional regulator has protein sequence MLVSGVGNRLLAALPTADLDLLSPDLQTVTLDREEVVSRMGDHTEHVLFPHSGAVSVMVDMANGQTVASAAIGCEGAVGTLSVLGPSPAAVTAIVRAEGTASRIPAARFHAAFSRSPAIRHVVQLHFKAMLIQFQLGGACNALHPVQARMARWLLQLHDRINHDVLPLTQDALSQMLGVRRTTVTLLMRNLRASGAIRSERRGEIEIDSSRLAAVACECRDTMRLELENIFSVGAAASTRVFDLPIQ, from the coding sequence ATGCTTGTAAGCGGAGTTGGTAACCGGCTTCTGGCAGCACTGCCGACCGCGGACCTCGATCTTCTGTCACCCGACCTGCAGACGGTTACTCTCGATCGGGAAGAAGTCGTCTCGCGGATGGGGGACCACACCGAGCACGTTCTCTTCCCTCATAGTGGCGCCGTTTCGGTGATGGTCGATATGGCGAATGGGCAGACGGTCGCCAGCGCCGCAATAGGGTGCGAGGGGGCAGTGGGCACTCTTTCCGTTCTGGGGCCGTCCCCTGCGGCCGTTACGGCTATCGTTCGTGCCGAGGGGACGGCCTCGCGGATCCCGGCAGCGCGTTTCCATGCCGCTTTCAGCCGGAGTCCTGCGATCCGGCACGTAGTCCAGCTTCACTTCAAGGCGATGCTGATACAGTTTCAATTGGGCGGGGCTTGCAATGCACTGCATCCGGTCCAAGCCCGCATGGCACGCTGGCTGCTTCAACTTCACGACCGCATCAACCACGACGTCCTGCCTCTCACCCAGGACGCGCTTTCGCAGATGTTGGGTGTGCGACGAACGACGGTGACGCTCCTGATGCGCAATCTGCGCGCTTCCGGAGCGATCAGATCTGAGCGGCGAGGTGAAATCGAGATCGACTCATCGCGGCTCGCTGCGGTGGCGTGCGAATGCCGCGACACCATGCGGCTCGAACTCGAGAACATCTTCTCTGTGGGTGCAGCGGCATCTACTCGCGTTTTCGATCTGCCGATCCAGTAA
- a CDS encoding amidohydrolase family protein encodes MSTWLSEREQRLVAGAEAASAATPIPTQIVSNGEYLPPPQSDTQKKVEARINELADVNGRHLGLSRRQFLHTGCGMAAAFLAMNDIYGNVFQVAPAEAREPELMLARAQSLAGQFIFDVQTHFVRDDFDHKELLGLADFASQHWNPKMKEEGVSSLARYKFQNYVKEIYYDSDTNMALLSGAPFDDPSWWLLSNEQIVKARELINDFAGSRRLLAHSVITPKQPGWMDEVDKAIEVYKPDSWKSYTIGDPLAPSKFPWRLDDEQVMYPFYEKAVKAGINTLCIHKGLLPPDYEKSFAGVWEYATAWDIGKAAKDWPQMNFVIYHSALRPFLELPDHAWADFEQTGRIQWATDLAEVPQKFGVANVYAELGTSFANSAVAHPKFCAALIGTLIKGMGVDHVMWGTDSVWYGSPQWQIEALRRLEIPEDMQKKYGFAALGDANSATKQLIFAGNATRFYKIKLKSAENTRMPAFSEDRLAALKNEYTQASKQPSNLRYGYVRAA; translated from the coding sequence ATGAGCACCTGGCTTAGTGAGCGAGAACAGCGTCTCGTCGCGGGCGCGGAGGCGGCATCGGCGGCAACGCCTATCCCGACCCAGATTGTCTCCAATGGCGAGTATCTCCCGCCCCCGCAGAGCGATACGCAAAAGAAGGTCGAGGCACGGATCAACGAGCTTGCTGATGTTAACGGCAGGCACCTCGGCTTGAGCCGCAGGCAGTTCTTGCACACGGGCTGCGGCATGGCGGCAGCGTTCCTCGCCATGAACGACATCTACGGCAATGTTTTCCAGGTTGCGCCCGCTGAAGCCCGCGAGCCCGAGCTGATGCTGGCCCGCGCGCAGAGCCTTGCAGGCCAATTCATCTTCGACGTCCAGACTCATTTCGTGCGGGACGACTTCGACCATAAGGAGCTGTTGGGGCTGGCGGACTTTGCGAGCCAGCACTGGAATCCGAAGATGAAGGAGGAAGGCGTCTCTTCGCTCGCCCGCTACAAGTTCCAGAACTATGTGAAAGAGATCTACTACGACAGCGACACCAACATGGCGCTCCTGAGCGGCGCGCCCTTCGACGACCCGAGTTGGTGGCTGCTGTCCAATGAGCAGATCGTCAAGGCGCGAGAACTGATCAACGACTTCGCCGGTTCACGCCGCCTGCTGGCGCATAGCGTCATCACCCCCAAGCAACCCGGCTGGATGGACGAGGTGGACAAGGCAATCGAGGTCTACAAACCGGATTCCTGGAAGTCCTACACGATTGGCGATCCGCTGGCGCCCTCGAAGTTCCCATGGCGGCTTGACGACGAGCAGGTGATGTATCCGTTCTACGAGAAAGCAGTGAAGGCCGGCATCAACACGCTGTGTATCCACAAGGGGTTGCTGCCGCCCGATTATGAGAAATCGTTCGCCGGCGTCTGGGAATACGCAACGGCGTGGGACATCGGAAAAGCCGCGAAGGATTGGCCGCAGATGAACTTCGTGATCTATCACTCGGCGCTGCGGCCGTTCCTCGAGCTACCCGATCACGCGTGGGCGGATTTCGAGCAGACCGGCCGTATCCAGTGGGCCACCGATCTCGCGGAAGTCCCGCAGAAGTTCGGTGTCGCCAACGTCTATGCCGAGCTCGGCACGTCCTTTGCCAACTCGGCGGTGGCGCATCCGAAGTTCTGCGCCGCGCTGATCGGCACGCTGATAAAGGGGATGGGTGTTGACCACGTCATGTGGGGCACCGACTCGGTCTGGTACGGCTCACCACAGTGGCAGATCGAGGCGCTCCGCCGGCTCGAAATCCCCGAGGATATGCAAAAGAAGTACGGCTTTGCGGCGCTTGGCGATGCCAACAGCGCTACCAAGCAGCTGATCTTCGCGGGCAACGCAACCAGATTCTACAAGATCAAGCTGAAATCGGCCGAGAATACCAGGATGCCGGCCTTTTCCGAGGACCGCCTCGCGGCGCTCAAGAACGAGTACACGCAAGCTTCGAAGCAACCGTCGAACCTGCGCTACGGCTACGTTCGCGCCGCCTAG